A window of Paenibacillus phoenicis genomic DNA:
GCGGTCGCACATCCCGAGAATCTCCGGGAGCTCCGAGGAGATGAACAAAATGCCTTTGCCCTCGTCCGCCAGTTGATTGACGATCGAATAGATTTCATATTTGGCTCCGACATCAATGCCGCGTGTTGGCTCATCGAGAATCAAAATTTCCGGCTGGGCGAAGATCCACTTGCTGAGGACGACCTTCTGCTGATTGCCGCCGCTCAGGTTGACCGTTTGTTGCAAAATGCTGGGCGTTTTAATGTTCAGCTTGCTCCGGTACTCCTCCGCGACCAACACTTCCTCCCGTTCATTGATCACGCCGCGGCGGGACAGCTTCTTTAACGAAGCCAGCGAAATGTTGCGTTTGATGTCGTCGATCAAAATTAAGCCATACTGCTTACGGTCTTCGGTGACATAAGCGACGCCATGCTTAATCGCCTGGCTGATGTCGTTAAATCGGACCTCTTTGCCATGCAGGAACAGCTGACCTTTAATATGCCGCCCATAGGATCGGCCGAATAAGCTCATCGCCAGTTCGGTCCGGCCGGCTCCCATCAAGCCAGCGATCCCAACGATTTCTCCGCGGCGAATATTGAGGTTAATATTGTCCAGCACTTTACGATCCTCTTGTTGCGGGTGGGTTACCTCCCAACCCCGTACTTCAAAGATCACTTCACCGATCCGGGGAACCCGCTCCGGATAGCGGTGGGTGAGATCGCGGCCAACCATGCCCTTGATGATGAGATCCTCGGTCACCTGATCGGCCTTCATATCTAAGGTCTGAATCGTCCGGCCATCCCGGAGAATGGTAATCGAATCGGCAACTTTACTGATTTCGTTCAATTTGTGGGAAATGATGATGGAGGTGATGCCTTGTTTCTTCAGCTCCAGGATCAACTCCAGCAGGTTTTCGCTGTCATTTTCGTTTAGGGCGGCCGTGGGTTCGTCCAAAATTAACAGCTTGACCTGTTTGGATAAGGCTTTGGCGATTTCCACCAGCTGTTGCTTGCCGACGCCCAGCTCCAATACGCGTGTGGCCGGGGATTCGTTTAAGCCCACCCGTTTCAGCAACGCTTTGGTTTTGACCGTCGTTTCGTTCCAGTCGATCAGTCCGTGTTTGCTTTGCTCATTGCCAAGAAAAATGTTCTCCGCGATGGAGAGATAGGGGATCAGCGCCAGCTCCTGATGGATAATAACGATCCCCAGCTGCTCGCTTTCTTTGATATCTTTAAATTCGCAGACCTTGCCTTCGAACAAGATCTCGCCTTCATAAGAGCCATGCGGATAGACGCCGCTTAACACCTTCATCAATGTCGATTTGCCAGCCCCGTTCTCCCCACACAGAGCATGGATTTCCCCGGATCTGACCTTGAAGTTGACATTGCTGAGCGCCTTAACCCCCGGGAACGTCTTCGTAATGCCCCGCATTTCCAAAATCGTATTGCTCACATGCGTCACCTGGCCTTTCGCTCACGGTAAGTGCATAGCGACGGTCGCCCGAATCCGCGTCCGCCGCTATGCCGGTCACCACAAGTTAATGATGTTTAGAGTCCCAGATCTTCCTTGGAGTAGTAGCCGGTGTCGACGAGCGCCTGTTCAACATTATCCTTGTCGACCGAGACCGGTTCGAGCAGGTAAGAAGGAACAACCTTCACGCCGTTATCGTAGGTTTTCGTGTCGTTGACTTCGGCTTCCGTGCCTTCCAGAATGCTTTGGACCATGGAGACAACCTTTTTCGCCAACTCGCGCGTATCCTTGAAGACGGTTTGCGTTTGCTCCCCGGCAAGAATCGATTTGACCGATGCCAGCTCGGCATCCTGGCCAGTTACGATCGGCATCGGTTTGCTTCCGGAGCCGTAACCCACACCTTTGAGCGAGGAGAGGATGCCGATGCTGATTCCGTCATAAGGGGAAAGCACGGCGTCGATATTCTCCGTGGTATAGTGAGCGCTCAGCAAATTGTCCATGCGAGCCTGGGCGGTGGCGCCGTCCCAGCGCAGCGTGGCGATTTGTTCCATTTCGGTTTGTCCGCTGCGTACGATCAGCTTGCCGGAATCGATGTACGGCTGCAGTACGGACATAGCGCCGTCATAGAAGAAGTAGGCATTGTTGTCGTCTGGAGAGCCCCCGAACAGCTCGATATTGAAAGGGCCTTTGCCGTCCTTGAGTCCCAGCTTTTCTTCAATATAGGAAGCCTGCTGCACGCCAACCTTGAAATTATCGAAGGTTGCGTAGTAGTCGACGTACTCGCTGTTCATGATCAGCCGGTCGTAGGCGACGACTTGAATGCCTTGATCGTGGGCTTTTTGCAGTACGTCGGTTAAGGAACCACCGTCAATCGCGGCGATGACGAGGACCTTCACGCCCTTGGTAATCATATTTTCGATTTGCGACACCTGGTTTTCGATGACGTCTTCTCCGTATTGCAGATCCGTGCCATAGCCAAGAGCCTTAAACTCCTTGACCATATTGTTTCCGTCGTTCACCCAGCGTTCGGACGATTTCGTTGGCATGGCAATGCCGATCGTTCCCTTCTCACTGTTGCCCGATCCGCTGCCGCCGCCGTTTCCGCCGTTGGCGCAAGCCGCGAGGGTGAATACCATCACCAAAGCAAGTAAAATGGCCGTTACCTTCTTCAAAGTCGATTCCCCCTATACTTGAAATGAATGCGTTTACAGTTCGGAGTATAGCAAGCGAAGGGGGAGGTCGTATTTACAGTGGTTTGACTCTTTTTATAAAAATCGAACCTTTATGGAGGGGCATGACTCCAAAATAGGAGGCTGAGAGGGGGGAGATTTACTCCCCCTGAGCATCTTCATGTTCAAATGCGCCTTTGCGGTATTGCAGTGGGGAAAGGCCGGTCGCGCGCTTGAACGCCGTGCTGAAATAGTGTTGAGTTTCGTAGCCGACTTGCTCGGCGATTTCGGCTATTGTCAGCTCGGTGGCGATTAATAGGCGGCTCGCCCGACGGATGCGGAGCTGCGTCAAATAGCTGTTAAACGTGGTGCCCAGCTCCTGCTTGATCATGCGGCTTAAATAAGCCGGAGAAGTTTGCAAGGCATGCGCCATCGCTTCCAGCGTCAGCCTGCTGTCACCGAAATGCTCTAGCATATATTGCTTGGCCCGGCGAACCAGCGGGGAAATGGCGTTTTCCTTGTTTACGGCGGACTTCGCTTTCCGGTATACGGAAGGAAGCTCCAAGACGTCCCCAGCGCCCTCAGCCAAGTAAACCTCGGCAGCGATTTTTAAGTGGGTCCGCACCAAGGTTTCAATGCGGTGAAAATCGGCTTCAGCTTCCACTCCCCACAGCAGGACAACGATCAGGCCGAAGGGATCACGGAAGATCGTCTTGGGGTAGGGGGCGAGCACTTCGGCGGCGATATTCTCTACCGCAAATCCATACAGCTGCCGTTCGTCCTCTTTGAACAAAGCGGGGGAGGCGGCGGGTTCAGGCAATCGGATGACGCCCAGCCAATCCGGACAGGCGTCCGGCAGCTGCAAGAACCGCAGCTGCTCGGAGATTTCAGCGGCTGTCATGCCCCCGTCCAGCCATTGCTGGCAAAATCGCTCCCTCAGGAGCGGATAACTGCGGGAAAGCTGCCGCGAGGCCTGCTGCCATTGCTGCTGTTTGGATGCTTCTTCCTCCAGCTCTCCGCGCACCTGTCGCAGGACTTTCTCCAACTGCACGGGATTGGCGGGCTTCAGGATGTAATCCTTGACCTGAAGGCGGATCGCCTTTTGCGCGTACGCAAACTCGTCATGGCCCGTGATGATGACGATTTTACAATCCGGCAGCCGCTCACGTACCTGCTTCATTAATTCGATCCCGTCCATGATCGGCATGTTGAGATCAACCAGCATGATGTGAACGTCGTGCTGGATCGCCTTCTCTAGAGCTTCCTCGCCATCCTCCGCTTCGGCCACTACCGTAAGGCGTAAGCTCTCCCAGTCCACGCTATCACGTATTCCTTCGCGAATAATGCATTCATCATCGGCGATGAGCACCCTCCAACGAGTTTCTGAGTAGGTTCCGCTCATGATTCAATCCTCTCCCAACGGGTTTGTTCATCCCGAATGATCGGGTGGGTGACGGTTACTACGGTTCCTCGGCCTTCCTCACTTTGGATCGTCAGGCCATATTTCGGACCAAAGGTTAATGCGATCCGAGCTTGCACATTCAGCATCCCATATCCCTGTCCGCCTTCGCCTGCATTGGATGCCCCTGCCGGTTCGGAGCCCTTTTCCCGGCCATCCGCGGTGCCTGCGGACTGCAGTTCTTTTTGCAGCCGGGCCAGCTTATCCGGCGGAATGCCTTTCCCATCATCCCGGATGTTGATCACCAACATGCCGGCATCCTCGGCGGCTTCGATGACCACGCGGCCCGGCCCCCGGCGTTCCTTGATTCCATGGTAGATGGCATTTTCCACAATCGGCTGAAGGATCAGCTTCAACACATAGACACCGCGAATTTCCGGAGCGATGTGCAGCGAGTAATCGAGTTTGCTTTGATAACGGACGTGTTGAATATGCAAGTAACTGCGAACATGCTCGATTTCATCGTTCAGGGGGATGATGTCATTCCCCTTGCTAAGGCCGATTCGGAACAGCTTCGACAAGGACTCCGCCATTTCCGCGATATCCTCCGAGCCGTTGCGGCGGGCCATCCAATGAATCGTATCCAGGGTATTGTACAAAAAATGCGGCTTGATATGCGCCTGCAGGCTTCTTAGCTCCGCCTCCCGCTTCTGACGCTCCTGCAGTTCAGTCAGGGAGAGCAGTCGGTGGATCTGCTGCAGCATGGCGTTGAAACGGCGGCCAAGCAGGCCGATTTCATCGGTTCGGTCGCTCCAGTGGCGAATGGTCAGATCGCCGGACTGGGCTTTTTGCATAAAGGACGCCAGCTGCCCGATTGGCCTGGAAATCGTGTGAGCCAGATAGAAAGAGGCCGTCATCCCCAGCAAACAGACGATAAAAACAAAGCTAACCACGTAAAAACGAATTTCCTGCATTTCCGTAGCGGACTCCGCCATGGAAAAGACGCCGACCGTCGTCCAGTTTGTAAACGGCGAATGTCGGTAGATGAACTGTAAATCGCGGCCGCCCACCCGTTCTGCGTAGGTTCCTGAGCCGTCCTGACCGAGCCGCTCCAGCGGAACGCGGTTGATATAGGGGGCTGGCGGGGCATAGATCAGTTCCCCGTTGCCGTCCACCACCGTTAGATAGCCCGTTTTCCCCAAACGAACGTCCTGAGCGGTCTCGGCAATGACCCGCAGTTTGAGGTCGATTAAGACGACGCCTTTGACCTGCTGGGTTTCGGGGTCGAGAATCGCCCTTACGGCAGAGACGACTTCACTGTCCTTGTAGTTGACATGCGTAGTGACGTTGCGATCTCGCGGATGACCGATGATCTTAAAGATTCCTTTATTGCGGACCGCTTCTTGGTACCACTCTTCCCGGGTCAGGTTTTCTGCGGTGCGGGCATACATTTCGTTGCTGATATATTCGCCGCGGCTGTTGACGATTAGAATGCCCGCGACTTCCGAATACAAGGTGGTGAAGCCCTGCAGGAACTTGCGAATTTCGTAGTGATCGGTATCTACCGGTGTTGTTGTTCGTGGAGGTGTTTTGACTGACGGTGCCGATAGAACGAGTTCCGCCTCGTTGTTGTTCTCGAGAAACTGCAGCACGTCCGGGTTAAAGGAGATGAGGAACGTCATGTTTTGCAAATTCTCCACATACGTCTCCAACGACCGGTTCACTTTGCCAATTAACTGCAGCGTGTTGTTCGTAATCTGGCGTTCGATAATGCGGTCGACCGTCCAATTCGTCAGCACGCCCAGCCCGATCGAAGGAAGGATGCTGATCAACATAAAGTGGACGATTAATTTGTAGCGGATGGGCAAGTTATTCAGCGAAAAACGACGGATTTCCCAGGACCGCTTTCCATATCTATTTCGCATAGTAATCATTCACATTCTGCCGTGTGACGACGGTGATGCCGGTATCCAAACGCTGGGGAACGCGAGGGCCGGGGGGCGAAGATCCATCGGAATCGTGCTTCAACGAAAAGAGCAGCTGCAGCGACCAATATCCCATGTTCCAGGTGCCCTGGGCCATCGTGGCGGCGATATCTCCGCTTTTGACCAAGTCCAAGGTGCCCTTATCGGTGTCGAAGCTGATGATCTTCGGACTGGAGGAGGTCGGGCCAAAGGCCTTTACGGCCTCCGCAACGCCGATACCGCCGTTGGCTTCGGTGGTGAAAATGCCTGCGATTTCGGGGAAGTCGTGCAGGATTTCCTCCGCCGCTTGCCGCGAGTACAGCTCATCGCCTTTGCCGTTTTTGGTGGCGACAATGTGCATGTTGGGGAATTCCTGGGTAATGGTATCGGAAAAACCTTCGGTGCGTTCTTGATGATTTTGTTGATCCGGCACGGTGACGACGGCGACCTCCCCGCGTTCGCCGGTGAGCTCGGCCATTTTCCGCGCGGCCTCAACGCCGGCGGAATAGTTGTCGGTGCCAAGGAAGGAAAAAGCGCGGCTGCCGGGGGCGTCGGAATCGAACAAGACGACCGGAATGCCGGCGTCGACCGCTTTGTTAATCGTGGCGGTGAGTTCGGTTGGATGAATCGCGGAGATCGCGATGCCGGCCGGTTTTTTAGCAATGGCTTGCTCCAACACCGTGATTTGCTCATGAATATCGCGCTGGGTGGAGCCGCGGTATTCTACGGAGACGTTTAGCGCCTGGGCGGCGTCTTCGAAGCCTTTCAGCCCGCTTTTCCAATAGTCGATTCCCATTTGAAACGTCACCATCACGTATTTCTCATCGATGGAACCTCGGAGGCCCCCGGAATTCCATTCGTCGTTCAAACGAATCTGGGAGCGGTAATCGAGCACGTATAGCGCAAAGCAAGCGAAGAGCAGCAAGTACACCATCCAAATCTTCTTCATATGAAACCCCTTTCATAAGAAGAGTTGCCAAGTGATTCACTTTCGACAACATCATACTATCGAAATTGATAATTAGTAATTTTACAATTATAGCTCACCTTTAATCCCAAAGAAAGATCATATAAAAATTTGATCTGCAAAATCACTAACAAATATATAACAAATCATAACGGAATTAGTATATAATGAACGGTAACTTACAACTTGATGGAGGACATATGAACAAACATAGTTATCGAATCCAGCATTGGAGCTTCAAAGCGAGTGATGAGACAGAGTGGAAGCCGGCCCGCGTGCCGGGCACCGTGCATACGGATCTGCACCGCAACGGGTTGATCCCTGACCCGTTCTATGGAACTAACGAGCATGACCTGCAGTGGATTGATCGAAAAGATTGGGAATACGAAGCCTCCTTCGAATTGGATGAGGCTTGGTCCGCTTTGCCGCGGTTGGAGCTTGTCTTCGACGGCTTGGATACGTATGCCGATGTCACGGTGAACGGGACGCACGTCTTGTCGGCCGACAATATGTTCCGCGTTTGGCGAATCGATGTGAAGCCGCTGCTGCGCGAAGGCGACAATACGGTTGCCGTACGCTTCCGCTCTCCCATCGCGGAGGATTTGCCTAAGCTCGAGAAGCTGGGGTATGGCCTGCCGGCGGCGAACGACCAATCGGAGCTGGGCGGGTTAGGCGACCGCCGGGTCAGCGTGTTTGCCCGCAAAGCGCCGTATCATTACGGCTGGGATTGGGGGCCGCGCTTTGTGACCAGCGGGATTTGGCGCGAGGTGCGTCTTGAGGGCTGGAGCGGCCCGGTTATTCGCGACCTGTTTATTCGCCAAGACCGGGTCAACGTCTCGGTTGCGGTGCTTACCGCCTTGGCGGAAATTGAAACCGCTGAGCGCTGGGAAGGTCAGCTGCAGCTCACTGACGGCGAGTTGACCTGGGAACGTCCTGTGGTATTAGAGCCGGGAACGAATGTAGTAGAGGTGCCGGCGGTCATTGCGGAGCCGAAGCTGTGGTGGTGCCGGGGGCTGGGCGAACCGGCGATGTATAACTTCCATGCCAAGCTTGTGACGGACGGCGGGCAGGAAGCGGTCGCCGAAGCGTCTGTTCGAACCGGGCTGCGCGACATCCGGCTGGTTCGTGAGAAGGACGATGCAGGGGCTTGCTTCCGCTTCGAGTTAAACGGCGTGCCGGTTTTCGCCAAAGGGGCGAACCATATCCCGAACGACAGCTTTTTGACTGAAGTGACGGAGGAGCGTTATCGCCATGAAATCGCCACGGCAGCCGAAAGCGGCATGAATATGCTTCGCGTCTGGGGCGGCGGCCTTTATGAGCAGGATATTTTCTACGAGCTGTGCGATGAATACGGAATCATGGTCTGGCAGGACTTCATGTTTGCGTGCAGTATGTACCCGGGGGATTCGGAGTTTCTGGACAGCGTTACGCGGGAAGCGGAGGACAACCTCAAGCGGTTGCGGAATCATCCCTGTATCGCATTGTGGTGCGGAAACAATGAAATCGATTCGGCTTGGGCCCACTATGTCGAGGATGGGGGCTGGGGGTGGAAAAAGGATTACACCGCAGAGCAGCGTGAACAGATTTGGGCGGATTACGAGGCGATCTTCCATCGAATTCTTCCTCAGGCCGTGGAACGTCATGGCGGCGGCGTCGCCTACTTGCCGTCTTCGCCGATCCGTAAATTGACGGGGGACGCCGATCAACATGCACTTCAAGTCACCGGTGAAGGGGACGTCCATTACTGGGGGGTCTGGCATGCGGTTGAGCCGTTTGATAACTATAACCTCCGGGTAGGCCGTTTTATGAGCGAATACGGCTTTCAATCCTTTCCGGAGCTGAAATCGGTGCTGACTTACGCGCCGGAGAGCGAGCTGGCGCTGGAGTCCGAGATCATGCTGGCCCATCAGAAGAATGGCCGAGGGAACCAGTTGATCAAGGAGTACATGGACCTTTATCTGCCGGAGCCGAAGGATTTCCCTTCGTTCCTGTACATGAGTCAGGTGCTGCAGGCCGAGGCGATCCGTACGGCAATTGAAGCACATCGCCGCAACAAGCCTTACTGCATGGGGACGCTATACTGGCAGATGAACGATTGCTGGCCGGTGGCGTCCTGGGCGGGGATGGACTATTACGGACGTTGGAAGGCGCTGCAGTATGCGGTACGCCGCAGCTTCCGCGAGGTCATGCTGGCGATTTACGAGCCGGAGAATGGCCCGATCTCGGTTAGCGTGGTGTCTGATCTGCAGAAGCCGGTTACGGGCCGCTTGCGGTTGTCGCTGTATGACTTCCAGGGGGCCTTGTTGAAAGAACAGGCGTTGGAGGTTCACGCCGCTGCAGATGCGGTTGTTGAAGCTGCGGTGTTCAGTCGGGCGGAATGGTTGGAAGGCCATGATCCGCGCCAGGTCGTGCTGCATGCGGTCCTGGAGATCGAGGGGCAGGCCGTGGACAGCAAGCCTTTTTACTTCGCTTCGGCTAGAGAACTTTCGTTGCCGCAGGCGAACATTACGCTTCAAGAAGAGGCAGGCAGCGGCGGAAGCCGTTATACCCTGGTCAGCGATGTCTTGGCGCGCCAGGTATGGATTTCGGCGGAAGAAGAAGGGATTTTCTCCGATAATTACTTCGATCTAATTCCTGGCATTCCGGTAACGGTGGAGTTCCGGCGGCGGGGCGGCACAGGCAGCGCAGAGCCCTTTGTCGCGGTCCATCCCGGCAAGCTGACCGTCCGCTCCATGGCTGATTTCGTCTAAATTCGACTCTGGATTTTACCGTGTTATAATAAACAAATAGAAATTGCGTGCTATGTAAAAACACGGTAAATTCCGGAGAAAAGAGATGGAGATCATACGTAACTCAAGTAACTCAAGTCGAATTCATTTCGTCGTAACGTTCGTGCTAATTGGCATGAAGCTGTTGTTGCTGCGATATTTTTTCTATGGGAGCCTTGGGGTTCAGGGATTGCCCGGTGAATGGCTATCGGTGCTGGCGCTGATGTGTTTGGTTGAGCTGTTGACGCCGGCTAAGGTCAAATGGGGAGTGTACCTCGGATTGAACTTGATTATCTCCGTGACCCTGTTTGCGGCGACGGTATATAACGCCTACTTTGGCACGGTACCAACGTATGCGGTGCTGAGCGGGCTCAACCAGGTTCCTGAGGTCAAAGCCAGCGTTGCTTCGCTGCTAAGGCCTGAACAATTTCTATATTTCATCGATCTGCCAGTGCTGATTGCGGTTCGCATCTTTCGTACGGCTCGCAGGCGCCGGGCTTCCCGGGGATTCTATCTGGCGGGGAGCCTCAGCTTCCGTAACGACCGGCCGCGCGGCTCGTTGGCGTGGAAGGTGGGGGTGGCTTTCGTCCTGATCGTCAGCCTCATGCTGTCCGGCCTTTATATCCGCTGGGGAAAAGACATCGACAACGAGCTGGTGCGCGCCGAAAGCGTAGGTTTCTTTAACTTCCAGGTCGATGCGGCGATCCGCAAACAGGAGGAAGAGCGGATGATCGCGGAAGGTAATCTGCAGGAGACGGCGGCCAAAGTCCGGCAGCTTGAGAGCAGCTATCCTTACAAAATGGATGTTACAGGGGTACCGGCTTATTTTGGCGCAGCCCGAGGGATGAACTTGATCATCGTGCAGATGGAGTCGTTCCAGAACTTCCCGTTGAACCTGAAAATTAACGGTCAAGAAATTACGCCCGTACTTAACGGTTTAGCGAAGGAAGGCTTCTATTTCCCGCACGTGTTCCAGCAGATCGGCCCCGGCAATACGTCCGATGCCGAGTTTATGTCCAATACGTCGATCTATCCGACAGCTGCGGAGGCGATGTCGACCGGCTATGGTGATCGGGAGCTTCCCAGTCTGCCGCGCCTGCTGCAAAAATACGGGTACACGGCGAATACGTTCCACATCAATAAGGTGACATTTTGGGATCGGAACAAAATGTACCCGGCGCTGAACTTCGATAAATATTACGATAAGCCGTATTATACAAACGATCATTTTAACGATTTTGGCGCGTCCGATGAGGAAATGTACCGGGTTGGCGTCGAAAAGCTGGCCGAGCTAAAGGCGCAAGGCAATCCGTTTTACGCCCAATTCGTCACCACCTCAAGCCATAATCCGTTTGTCGTGCCGAAGGATCGCCGCCAAATCGAACTGCCGGCCGATCTAGAAGGCACGATGCTCGGGAATTATATCGAGGCGGTCAACTACACGGATTATGCGATCGGCAAGCTGATTGACGGGTTGAAGCAAACGGGTCTGTGGGACCATACGATGCTGGTGTTCTATGGGGATCACTTTGGCCTTCAGGAGAAGGACGTTCCCGCTAAGCAAATCAGTGAGAAGCTGGGGATCGCTTACGACGAGCGGATCAGCCGGTTCAACATCCCGCTGATCATTCACATCCCTGGCCAAGAACAAGGTCAAGTCGTCGAGCGCACCGGAGGCCAGGTCGATATTTTGCCGACCGTAGCCAATCTTCTCGGAATCTCGCTGGAGAATGAGGGATTTACCGTCTTCGGGCACGACTTGTTGAATTTGGACCGTAATGTGGTGGGGATGCGGTATTATCTGCCGACAGGCTCGTTCTTTAACGATGAAGTCATGTTCGTGCCGGGCGCTGGCTTTGACGACGGCACCGCGGTTTCACTGGACACACTGCAGCCTGTCACCGATATTGCGCCGTACCGCAGCGACTACGATTACATTTTGCAGCTGATGAAGCTCTCCGATGAATATGTCAAGCTCCTCCCGAAACGGGGAAAATAAACGCAACAAGGCCCTGCTGGATACCGCAAGCAATAAGCGGTGCCATAGCAGGGCCTTCGTTTTAATAAATTAGCCGAGAATTGTATACCTCGTTTTCGCGCTCTCGGCAACCAGCTCCGGCAGCTCTTGCAGCTGAAGCTCATAAACTTCACGGGTGATGCTGCCTTCGTCTAACCGTTTCTGCAGCTGTTCCTGCAGTTGGGCAATTTGCAGCTGGACAACCTGGTTCGCATCTTGGCCGTGGGATTCGGCAATATCCGCCAGCGACTGGCCTTCAAGCAAAGCGTCGTAAACCTCCCGGTCGGAGGAAGCGCCAAGCACCCGGTTCAGCTCGTCCTCCGGACGCTCCGCCTTATTGCTGAGGCTGGATTGCTTGGAGGGGTGAGCCGCATAGGTCAGGCTGGTTACAAAACTGGACATGCTGGGGTTTATCGTAATGACAAGGGCCATCGTGCCAAGAATAACGACTTTTTTAAGCTTAAATTTCATAGATTTAATTCCTCTCTTTGGTGCAAGGGATAGTATTCATCGTAATAAATGATTGTCGTGAGATCATTGATGCCTATTAGTAATACGGTTCAGGTGCCCGGCAAGTTTCAATCGTCCGGCAGCTCCCTTGGAATATAAGGTGGTGCTGGATGAAGTTGTCCCTTATAATGGAATTTATTTCACGCTGAATTTCGGAACAGAGGGGGCTGAGAGGAATGGGCGATCATATGACGGTTCGTTCGCTCAACGTGGGAAAGCCGATCGAGGTGGAGCATCAAGGCAAAACAATACGAACAGGCATATTCAAAATGCCGGTGACGGAAGCGAGGTATTTATCGTCGGTGAATTTTGCCGGTGATGAGCAAGCGGACCTTAAATTTCACGGGGGACCGGACAAGGCGGTCTGCGTTTATCCGTACGAGCGCTATGCTTATTGGGAGGAGAAGTTCGGGATCACCTTGGAACTTGGGGCATTTGGGGAAAATATCACGACCGAAGGGATGCTCGAAGACGAGATCTGCATCGGTGACCGGTTTCGTATGGGCGGCACGATGGTTCAGGTCAGCCAACCACGGCAGCCTTGCTTCAAGCTGGGCGTTAAGCATGGTTTGCCCGAGCTGCCGCAGGCGATCCAGCAAACCGGATACACCGGATATTATTTCCGGGTGCTCCAGGAAGGAGAGGTTCGGCCCTGGGATCAACTGGAGCTTGTCGAGAGGCACCCCGCAGGAGTCACGCTGGCGTTTGCCAACCGCGTAATGCACGTCGACAAAGAGGATGCCGAAGGGATCCGGCGTATTTTAGCCGTGGAGGAGTTGTCAGCCAG
This region includes:
- a CDS encoding LTA synthase family protein; amino-acid sequence: MEIIRNSSNSSRIHFVVTFVLIGMKLLLLRYFFYGSLGVQGLPGEWLSVLALMCLVELLTPAKVKWGVYLGLNLIISVTLFAATVYNAYFGTVPTYAVLSGLNQVPEVKASVASLLRPEQFLYFIDLPVLIAVRIFRTARRRRASRGFYLAGSLSFRNDRPRGSLAWKVGVAFVLIVSLMLSGLYIRWGKDIDNELVRAESVGFFNFQVDAAIRKQEEERMIAEGNLQETAAKVRQLESSYPYKMDVTGVPAYFGAARGMNLIIVQMESFQNFPLNLKINGQEITPVLNGLAKEGFYFPHVFQQIGPGNTSDAEFMSNTSIYPTAAEAMSTGYGDRELPSLPRLLQKYGYTANTFHINKVTFWDRNKMYPALNFDKYYDKPYYTNDHFNDFGASDEEMYRVGVEKLAELKAQGNPFYAQFVTTSSHNPFVVPKDRRQIELPADLEGTMLGNYIEAVNYTDYAIGKLIDGLKQTGLWDHTMLVFYGDHFGLQEKDVPAKQISEKLGIAYDERISRFNIPLIIHIPGQEQGQVVERTGGQVDILPTVANLLGISLENEGFTVFGHDLLNLDRNVVGMRYYLPTGSFFNDEVMFVPGAGFDDGTAVSLDTLQPVTDIAPYRSDYDYILQLMKLSDEYVKLLPKRGK
- a CDS encoding beta-mannosidase, which produces MNKHSYRIQHWSFKASDETEWKPARVPGTVHTDLHRNGLIPDPFYGTNEHDLQWIDRKDWEYEASFELDEAWSALPRLELVFDGLDTYADVTVNGTHVLSADNMFRVWRIDVKPLLREGDNTVAVRFRSPIAEDLPKLEKLGYGLPAANDQSELGGLGDRRVSVFARKAPYHYGWDWGPRFVTSGIWREVRLEGWSGPVIRDLFIRQDRVNVSVAVLTALAEIETAERWEGQLQLTDGELTWERPVVLEPGTNVVEVPAVIAEPKLWWCRGLGEPAMYNFHAKLVTDGGQEAVAEASVRTGLRDIRLVREKDDAGACFRFELNGVPVFAKGANHIPNDSFLTEVTEERYRHEIATAAESGMNMLRVWGGGLYEQDIFYELCDEYGIMVWQDFMFACSMYPGDSEFLDSVTREAEDNLKRLRNHPCIALWCGNNEIDSAWAHYVEDGGWGWKKDYTAEQREQIWADYEAIFHRILPQAVERHGGGVAYLPSSPIRKLTGDADQHALQVTGEGDVHYWGVWHAVEPFDNYNLRVGRFMSEYGFQSFPELKSVLTYAPESELALESEIMLAHQKNGRGNQLIKEYMDLYLPEPKDFPSFLYMSQVLQAEAIRTAIEAHRRNKPYCMGTLYWQMNDCWPVASWAGMDYYGRWKALQYAVRRSFREVMLAIYEPENGPISVSVVSDLQKPVTGRLRLSLYDFQGALLKEQALEVHAAADAVVEAAVFSRAEWLEGHDPRQVVLHAVLEIEGQAVDSKPFYFASARELSLPQANITLQEEAGSGGSRYTLVSDVLARQVWISAEEEGIFSDNYFDLIPGIPVTVEFRRRGGTGSAEPFVAVHPGKLTVRSMADFV
- a CDS encoding MOSC domain-containing protein; protein product: MGDHMTVRSLNVGKPIEVEHQGKTIRTGIFKMPVTEARYLSSVNFAGDEQADLKFHGGPDKAVCVYPYERYAYWEEKFGITLELGAFGENITTEGMLEDEICIGDRFRMGGTMVQVSQPRQPCFKLGVKHGLPELPQAIQQTGYTGYYFRVLQEGEVRPWDQLELVERHPAGVTLAFANRVMHVDKEDAEGIRRILAVEELSASWREQLTARLNRLAGK